In Candidatus Defluviibacterium haderslevense, the following are encoded in one genomic region:
- a CDS encoding RagB/SusD family nutrient uptake outer membrane protein, with the protein MKTTIYIKLTILAFLTSFLTSCQGDFLDTVPSTSISETEAFNTPGKIQGQVNNLYAQLQNPNFYGGRYIVFNEQRGDEFGQNDGNAATGSAVWNQNVATTNEYINNVWSAAYTAINASNILINKLASTKVVSDSVAKLYTAEAKYVRALSYLSLVQTYAKPFNLDKNALGVPLRLAPITSAGNNDLKRSTVEEVYTQIIKDLNEAENDLPTSYSTSYLNTSRAHKATAIALKTRVYLNMSQYQNVLNEGSKIVPGVAPFRYSAGAVTHALEANILNVFTGSYTGTEAIFSIPFANSTTETPPSQFSLAFNYLSQPIIFLATLGIVGNPAFSDNQDARSTLITFDAAKHKVLKKFAISTAPFRDYVPVIRYAEVLLNCSEAAAKLNDINYSVELLKAVRNRSNPNYVFPAEELQGPDKIIETIITERRIELLGEGFRLMDLQRLTKTLPAKTGSIGTAPEVLVTAKNYIWPIPSGELSTNKLCEPN; encoded by the coding sequence ATGAAAACAACAATATATATCAAACTAACAATACTTGCTTTTCTTACTTCTTTTTTGACCTCATGCCAGGGCGATTTTTTAGACACAGTGCCTTCCACAAGTATAAGTGAAACAGAAGCATTTAATACGCCTGGTAAAATTCAAGGGCAAGTCAATAATTTATATGCTCAATTGCAAAATCCAAATTTTTATGGTGGTCGATATATTGTTTTTAATGAACAACGTGGTGATGAATTTGGTCAAAATGATGGAAATGCTGCAACGGGTTCAGCAGTGTGGAATCAAAATGTTGCTACTACCAATGAATATATAAATAATGTTTGGTCTGCAGCCTATACAGCTATTAATGCATCAAATATTCTAATCAATAAATTAGCATCAACAAAAGTAGTGTCAGACAGTGTAGCTAAATTATATACAGCTGAAGCTAAATATGTTCGAGCACTTTCTTATTTAAGTTTAGTTCAAACTTATGCAAAGCCATTTAATTTAGATAAAAATGCATTGGGAGTTCCATTAAGACTAGCACCGATTACTTCAGCTGGAAATAATGATCTCAAAAGAAGTACTGTAGAAGAAGTATATACTCAAATCATTAAAGATTTGAATGAGGCTGAGAATGATTTGCCAACGTCCTATAGCACTTCATATCTTAATACTTCAAGAGCGCATAAGGCTACTGCTATTGCATTGAAGACCAGAGTTTATCTCAATATGTCTCAATATCAGAATGTATTGAATGAAGGATCTAAAATAGTGCCCGGTGTAGCTCCTTTTCGCTATAGTGCCGGTGCTGTAACACATGCCTTGGAAGCTAATATTCTGAATGTATTTACAGGAAGCTATACCGGAACTGAAGCTATATTTTCAATTCCTTTTGCAAATTCCACTACTGAAACGCCTCCATCCCAGTTTTCACTTGCTTTTAATTATTTGTCCCAACCGATCATTTTTTTAGCTACGCTTGGTATAGTTGGGAATCCTGCTTTTTCAGATAATCAAGATGCCAGATCTACATTAATTACGTTTGATGCAGCAAAACATAAAGTATTGAAGAAATTTGCTATTTCTACAGCACCATTTAGAGACTATGTACCGGTCATTCGATATGCTGAGGTTTTATTAAATTGTTCAGAAGCAGCAGCTAAATTAAATGATATCAATTATTCAGTAGAATTATTAAAAGCAGTTAGAAATCGTTCCAACCCAAACTATGTTTTTCCAGCTGAGGAACTACAAGGACCAGACAAAATAATTGAAACCATAATTACCGAACGCCGAATAGAATTATTAGGTGAAGGATTTAGGTTGATGGATTTGCAACGATTGACCAAAACGCTTCCGGCAAAGACTGGAAGTATCGGGACAGCTCCTGAAGTGTTGGTTACGGCTAAAAATTATATTTGGCCTATTCCGAGCGGAGAATTATCTACCAATAAATTATGTGAACCAAATTAG
- a CDS encoding prohibitin family protein, protein MIFFALALIALAAFLVLTQRDKHPNLQQMGRYFRVASFILLALGFFTSCFVQIEAGYIGVKSLFGKIQEDVLYPGLHVINPLLTITQMDTKTQNYTMSGVHDEGTKSGDDAIRALTKDGLEVVIDVTVLYRIIANSAPKIINETGVDYQDKVIRPTARTKIRDYTVYYDAVELYSSKRDAFQLQIFKSIEIDFASRGLVLEQLMVRNISLPTPVKTAIEDKIRAEQDAQKMQFVLQKERQEAERKRVEAQGIADYQKIINTGLTDKQLEYEMIKAYKELATSQNAKVIVMNGKNAPLLINGN, encoded by the coding sequence ATGATTTTTTTCGCTTTAGCTCTTATTGCCTTGGCAGCATTTTTAGTATTAACTCAACGAGATAAGCATCCTAATCTCCAACAAATGGGTCGATATTTTAGAGTTGCTAGTTTTATTTTACTTGCCTTAGGTTTTTTTACTTCTTGTTTTGTTCAAATTGAAGCTGGGTATATCGGCGTAAAGTCTCTGTTTGGTAAGATTCAGGAAGATGTGCTTTACCCGGGCTTGCATGTCATTAACCCGCTACTTACCATAACACAAATGGATACCAAAACGCAAAATTATACCATGAGCGGGGTTCATGATGAAGGAACCAAGTCAGGAGATGATGCTATAAGAGCCTTGACTAAAGATGGACTTGAGGTTGTTATTGATGTTACAGTTCTTTATAGAATTATTGCCAATTCAGCTCCAAAGATCATCAATGAAACAGGTGTGGATTATCAGGATAAAGTGATCAGACCTACAGCCAGAACCAAGATTAGAGACTATACCGTTTATTATGATGCCGTAGAATTATATTCCAGTAAAAGAGATGCCTTTCAATTGCAGATTTTTAAAAGTATAGAAATCGATTTTGCTTCACGTGGTTTAGTCTTAGAACAATTAATGGTTAGAAATATTAGTCTTCCAACACCGGTTAAAACTGCGATTGAAGATAAAATTCGTGCTGAGCAAGATGCACAAAAAATGCAATTTGTATTACAAAAAGAACGGCAAGAAGCCGAACGAAAAAGGGTAGAAGCACAAGGTATCGCCGATTACCAAAAAATTATCAATACAGGTTTGACCGATAAACAATTGGAGTACGAAATGATCAAAGCTTACAAAGAATTAGCTACATCACAAAATGCTAAAGTCATCGTCATGAATGGTAAAAATGCACCCTTATTAATTAATGGTAATTAA
- a CDS encoding acyl-CoA dehydrogenase family protein gives MSTHKVLKGGEFLIKDTPYKNNFIPEDLSEEQLMIRQSVREFVESEIWVKGHILASQVDLLEKAASMGLLGAHIPEEYGGSPMDTHSNTLISEELGRGDASFNTTLAAHTGIGMLPILYFGSEALKLKYLPGLSNGTLKASYCLTEPSSGSDALSAKTKAERSADGSEFILTGQKMWISNAGFADVFIVFAQVDGDKFTGFLVEKNSPGLTLGEEEHKLGIKGSSTRQVFLDQVHVPKEHVLGEIGKGHLIAFNVLNIGRYKLGTMAMGGCKKCIDIAVRYANERVQFGHPISAYGAMQYKIAESVIRTFVLESTVYRVSDLMDDQKLDSMAAGKNFAQAMLESAEEYAVECAIIKIYGSEVLDYVVDEMLQIHGGYGYSEEYLPARTYRDARINRIYEGTNEINRMLIINMILRRTMKGELDLVGPAWEVQKELTGLPNMEIPEGKYGLERRTIHDFKKLSLMVAGAAVKYQIDGKHDLKDQQEILMNVADILMDLYNSESVLLRIQKLADTKSEEEMTLYENIMKVFIWDAQSRLVKNAQDALASFALGDELRIMMMGIKRFARYEAINVKEKRRQIAKMVIEKNQYCF, from the coding sequence ATGAGCACACACAAAGTATTGAAGGGTGGAGAATTTCTAATCAAAGACACGCCCTATAAAAATAATTTTATTCCTGAAGATCTTAGTGAAGAACAACTCATGATTCGCCAATCAGTTCGTGAGTTTGTGGAATCAGAAATTTGGGTCAAGGGACATATATTGGCTTCTCAGGTTGATTTATTGGAAAAAGCAGCATCTATGGGATTGTTGGGTGCTCATATTCCGGAGGAGTATGGCGGTTCACCTATGGATACCCATTCCAATACTTTGATTTCAGAAGAATTAGGTCGCGGAGATGCTTCATTCAATACCACACTGGCGGCTCATACCGGAATTGGGATGTTACCCATTTTATATTTTGGTTCTGAAGCATTGAAATTGAAATATTTGCCTGGATTGAGTAATGGAACGTTGAAAGCCTCCTATTGCCTTACAGAGCCGAGCTCGGGTAGTGACGCACTGAGTGCCAAAACCAAAGCTGAAAGATCGGCGGATGGTAGCGAGTTTATATTAACAGGGCAAAAGATGTGGATTTCCAATGCGGGATTTGCCGATGTTTTTATCGTTTTTGCCCAAGTTGATGGTGATAAATTTACTGGATTTTTAGTTGAAAAAAATTCGCCGGGCTTAACCTTAGGTGAAGAAGAACATAAATTGGGAATCAAAGGCTCTTCAACCCGACAAGTATTCTTAGATCAAGTACATGTCCCTAAAGAACATGTATTGGGTGAAATTGGTAAAGGTCATTTGATAGCCTTCAATGTACTTAATATAGGTCGTTATAAATTGGGGACCATGGCGATGGGTGGTTGTAAAAAATGCATTGACATAGCCGTCCGTTATGCAAATGAGAGAGTACAATTCGGACATCCAATTTCCGCTTATGGAGCCATGCAGTATAAGATAGCTGAATCGGTCATCAGAACCTTTGTTTTAGAATCAACAGTGTATCGTGTTAGTGATTTAATGGATGATCAGAAATTGGATTCCATGGCAGCAGGTAAAAATTTTGCACAAGCTATGCTTGAATCTGCTGAAGAATACGCTGTAGAGTGCGCTATCATTAAAATCTACGGATCAGAAGTGCTGGATTACGTCGTTGATGAAATGCTTCAGATACATGGAGGATATGGATATAGCGAAGAATATTTGCCTGCGCGTACATACAGAGATGCGCGGATCAATAGAATTTATGAGGGGACGAATGAGATCAATCGAATGTTGATCATCAATATGATCTTACGTCGCACGATGAAAGGTGAATTAGATCTGGTGGGCCCAGCCTGGGAAGTTCAAAAGGAATTAACGGGATTACCAAATATGGAAATTCCTGAAGGTAAATACGGGCTCGAACGTAGAACAATTCATGATTTTAAGAAATTGTCATTAATGGTTGCCGGGGCCGCTGTTAAATATCAAATTGATGGTAAGCACGATCTCAAAGATCAACAAGAAATATTGATGAATGTCGCAGATATCTTGATGGATTTATATAATTCAGAATCGGTATTACTTCGAATTCAAAAATTAGCAGACACCAAATCTGAAGAAGAAATGACATTGTATGAAAACATCATGAAGGTGTTTATTTGGGATGCACAATCACGATTGGTTAAAAATGCTCAAGACGCTTTGGCCTCATTTGCCCTGGGTGATGAATTGCGAATCATGATGATGGGCATTAAACGGTTCGCCAGATATGAAGCCATTAATGTGAAAGAGAAAAGAAGACAAATTGCAAAAATGGTTATTGAAAAAAATCAATATTGTTTTTAG
- a CDS encoding rhomboid family intramembrane serine protease — protein MNELFPLVTVSLLAAMLLISYSGFTNYSVIEACRHYPYLEHRDKSYYRWITCGFVHGSWMHLLLNAFVLYQFGFVVEKMMIMQFGQIPGMMVYLTLYLIILILSCLPTYLKQQNNASYASIGASGAISGILFVYIYHFPFSTLSLYGILPLPALLMGVLYLIYSWWAAKNSNDGIDHDAHYYGAVIGLVCAFIIDKLG, from the coding sequence ATGAATGAATTATTTCCATTAGTAACGGTATCTTTACTAGCTGCCATGTTATTGATTTCCTATTCCGGATTTACAAACTATAGTGTCATTGAAGCCTGTCGACATTATCCCTATTTAGAACACAGAGATAAATCCTATTACCGATGGATAACCTGCGGATTTGTACATGGAAGTTGGATGCACTTATTACTCAATGCGTTTGTGTTATACCAATTTGGTTTTGTTGTTGAAAAAATGATGATCATGCAATTTGGTCAAATACCTGGCATGATGGTCTACCTAACGCTGTATTTAATCATACTGATTTTATCTTGTCTTCCGACATACCTCAAACAACAAAACAATGCTTCTTATGCAAGTATAGGCGCATCCGGGGCTATATCAGGAATTCTGTTTGTATACATTTACCATTTTCCCTTTTCTACCCTATCTCTTTATGGAATCCTTCCATTACCTGCGCTTTTAATGGGTGTCTTATATCTTATATATTCCTGGTGGGCGGCAAAAAATTCAAATGATGGTATAGACCATGATGCCCATTATTATGGTGCTGTCATTGGATTGGTTTGTGCATTTATTATTGACAAATTAGGATAA
- a CDS encoding 23S rRNA (pseudouridine(1915)-N(3))-methyltransferase RlmH, with amino-acid sequence MEYQLWWTGKTQFGYLDVGIADYIKRIRHLCKFNTLEFPNAKEKKDQLIIQQEEESQLLKKIDFRKDYIILLDERGLKFTSIKFAQHLEQLQNNSLHRIIFIIGGAYGFTPAFRNQAQMLLSFSDFTFSHQLIRLIFVEQLYRAQSILHHLPYHHE; translated from the coding sequence ATGGAATATCAACTTTGGTGGACAGGAAAAACACAATTCGGATATCTTGATGTTGGGATAGCTGATTATATTAAGCGCATTCGACATTTATGCAAATTCAATACCCTTGAATTTCCAAATGCGAAAGAAAAAAAAGATCAACTCATCATCCAACAGGAAGAAGAATCACAACTTCTTAAAAAAATAGATTTTCGAAAAGATTATATTATATTATTAGATGAACGAGGATTAAAATTTACATCCATTAAATTCGCCCAACATTTAGAACAATTGCAAAATAATAGTCTGCATCGCATTATTTTTATTATTGGTGGAGCTTATGGATTTACACCTGCTTTCCGGAACCAAGCACAAATGCTTTTATCCTTTTCAGACTTTACTTTTTCACACCAACTCATTCGACTTATATTTGTAGAACAATTGTACAGAGCTCAAAGTATTTTACACCATTTACCATATCACCATGAATGA
- a CDS encoding histidine phosphatase family protein: MKRQIFIIRHAKSSWNHVGLKDFDRPLNDRGLKDAPVMAKVFKGLIKDQVKLISSPANRAITTAEVFAAALQQKPEDIRKEEILYYGDETDYLDCLTSVDNNNLSVAIFGHNPKIEHFAARVSNPYLGEVPTCAIMAFEYEGLLWNELSWNKLIYLNHYFPKEL, from the coding sequence ATGAAACGGCAGATATTTATTATTCGTCATGCAAAATCTAGTTGGAATCACGTAGGATTAAAGGACTTTGATCGCCCGTTAAATGACAGAGGATTAAAAGATGCTCCGGTCATGGCTAAAGTATTCAAAGGTCTGATTAAAGATCAGGTTAAATTGATTAGCAGTCCAGCAAATCGAGCAATAACAACTGCCGAAGTATTTGCTGCAGCTCTTCAACAAAAACCTGAGGATATTCGCAAAGAAGAAATTTTGTATTATGGCGATGAGACAGATTATTTGGATTGTTTGACTTCTGTAGATAATAATAATCTATCTGTTGCCATATTTGGACATAATCCTAAGATTGAACATTTTGCTGCAAGGGTGTCTAACCCATATCTTGGAGAAGTGCCTACCTGCGCTATAATGGCATTTGAATACGAAGGTCTGTTATGGAATGAATTGAGTTGGAATAAATTGATATATTTGAACCATTATTTTCCAAAAGAATTGTAA
- a CDS encoding DUF4296 domain-containing protein yields MKNFYLFFLFFVIVISCNRDQKKVPIQEDMMVNVLTDLYFVEAYFESLSGNLKDSMIAVKKLEVLAKYGLTDSIFNEAGKYYSRNDKLMEQIENKVVEQVDKLIKVDSLKQKN; encoded by the coding sequence ATGAAGAATTTTTACCTATTTTTTTTATTTTTCGTAATAGTGATTTCTTGTAACAGGGATCAAAAAAAAGTGCCAATACAAGAGGACATGATGGTTAATGTCTTGACTGATTTGTATTTTGTAGAAGCTTATTTTGAATCATTGTCTGGCAACCTAAAGGACTCCATGATTGCTGTAAAAAAGCTTGAGGTCCTTGCCAAATATGGATTGACAGATTCCATTTTTAATGAAGCAGGAAAGTATTATTCCAGAAATGATAAATTAATGGAGCAAATTGAAAATAAAGTTGTAGAACAAGTAGATAAACTTATTAAAGTTGATTCGTTGAAACAAAAGAATTAA
- a CDS encoding response regulator transcription factor yields the protein MEKANKILIVDDEEDTLEFLSYNLTKQGFEVKTALNGRDAFQLLSHFIPDLIVLDYMMPEMDGRSFLQKVKSFQAFKQIKIAVLTAKTDDLTHTDLLDLGADDFITKPIKPNVLISRINMLLRRELAKNEIEDQKIIQLDQLTIDPITFTINFNKIDVDLPRKEFQLLYLLAGKPGRVFNRAEILNKVWGEDILVGERTIDVHIRKIREKLKGINIKTIKGIGYKLEF from the coding sequence ATGGAAAAAGCAAATAAAATTCTAATAGTCGATGATGAAGAAGACACATTAGAATTCTTATCTTATAACTTAACGAAGCAAGGATTTGAAGTTAAAACAGCCTTAAACGGTCGTGATGCTTTCCAATTATTGAGTCATTTTATTCCCGACCTTATTGTTTTAGATTATATGATGCCTGAAATGGATGGCAGATCTTTTTTACAAAAGGTCAAATCTTTTCAAGCGTTTAAGCAAATTAAAATTGCAGTCTTGACAGCTAAGACTGACGATTTAACTCACACTGATTTGTTAGATCTTGGAGCTGATGATTTTATTACAAAACCCATCAAGCCTAATGTACTTATCAGTAGAATAAATATGCTGTTGCGTAGAGAGTTGGCAAAAAATGAAATTGAAGATCAAAAAATCATACAACTAGATCAATTAACCATAGATCCCATCACTTTTACAATTAATTTTAATAAAATAGATGTAGATTTGCCTAGAAAGGAATTCCAATTACTTTATTTATTAGCTGGAAAACCAGGAAGAGTGTTTAATAGGGCAGAAATATTAAATAAGGTTTGGGGTGAAGATATTCTAGTGGGAGAACGAACCATTGATGTTCACATTCGAAAGATTCGTGAAAAATTAAAGGGAATTAATATAAAAACGATTAAGGGTATTGGGTACAAACTGGAATTCTAG
- a CDS encoding sensor histidine kinase, with protein sequence MGTNWNSSSYKRGNINALVSVAALCIVLTFSVIYIILSLTEVVLSHVLYVYLFGVILFVVCWVILKYLLDQYLLSRIKVIYKLIRGTKTEEPFVKEKRGFGIDIIQQVEEDVSEYLIQKDKEIVLNTELEEYRKEYIGNVSHELKTPIFNIQGYLQSLLNGGLEDPAVNHKFLEKAIANADRLQAIIEDLESISRLEARSNILEIQEFNIKDLVQEVFDDLEGLAEKKQIKLSFKSGADIPHIVKGDMGQIRLVLNNLIQNSIKYGVEGGRTKVSFYELDKNVLIEVSDNGIGISEDHMKHVFDRFYRVDKSRSRIQGGSGLGLSIVKHIIESHGQSLNVRSTIDKGTTFGFTLEQV encoded by the coding sequence TTGGGTACAAACTGGAATTCTAGTTCATATAAACGAGGCAATATTAATGCCTTAGTATCTGTTGCAGCATTATGTATCGTTTTGACGTTTTCTGTAATCTATATCATATTATCCCTTACAGAAGTAGTTTTAAGTCATGTACTTTATGTATATCTATTTGGTGTAATTTTATTTGTTGTATGTTGGGTTATTCTAAAATATTTATTGGATCAATATTTATTATCAAGGATTAAAGTCATCTATAAGTTGATACGTGGAACAAAAACTGAAGAACCTTTTGTCAAAGAAAAGCGCGGTTTTGGAATAGACATCATTCAGCAAGTAGAAGAGGACGTATCCGAATACTTAATCCAAAAAGATAAAGAGATCGTTTTAAATACAGAGCTCGAGGAATATCGCAAAGAATATATTGGGAATGTATCACATGAATTAAAGACTCCTATTTTTAATATTCAGGGATATCTTCAATCATTATTAAATGGAGGCTTGGAAGATCCGGCAGTAAACCATAAATTTTTAGAAAAAGCAATAGCTAATGCTGATCGACTTCAGGCCATCATTGAAGATCTTGAGTCTATTTCCAGATTGGAAGCTAGAAGCAATATCCTGGAAATCCAAGAATTCAATATTAAGGATTTGGTTCAGGAAGTATTTGATGATTTGGAAGGATTAGCTGAAAAAAAACAAATCAAACTTTCATTTAAATCTGGTGCAGATATACCACATATTGTCAAAGGTGATATGGGCCAAATTAGATTAGTGCTGAATAATTTGATACAAAATTCCATCAAATATGGAGTTGAAGGCGGGCGCACCAAAGTCAGCTTTTATGAATTAGATAAAAATGTTTTAATAGAAGTATCAGATAATGGTATCGGAATTTCTGAAGACCACATGAAACATGTCTTTGATCGTTTTTACAGAGTAGATAAAAGCAGATCCAGAATCCAGGGTGGAAGTGGTTTAGGCTTGTCCATTGTGAAACACATCATAGAAAGTCACGGACAATCCTTAAATGTCAGAAGTACCATCGATAAAGGCACAACCTTTGGTTTTACTTTAGAACAGGTATAG
- a CDS encoding peptidoglycan DD-metalloendopeptidase family protein — protein sequence MGFDLNHFEISKSKIKTGQLLPEILSDYGVASSKINQIIENLNGILDVKSIKAGNSYAMIHSNVCVRPDYFVYEINQYKSLLCDLSLVNCPIVIEKEREFRRELVGGTIKSSLWNALEEQGVSLGIIDQMEDALATSMDFHQIQLGNSFKLIFNRVWIEGEPTNEGDLIAAYFNTDRHEHFAFKYEVNNKKDYYDLNGRPLRRSFLQAPLRFSRISSPFNTKRFHPVLKYSRPHFGTDYAAPTGTPIMSVGEGVVTAASYTGGNGNFVKIRHDKTYETQYLHMSRFASGIRPGTHVNQGQIIGYVGSTGLATGPHVCFRFWKNGVQVDHRKLSFPAGLPLPGSILSDYLAFKDKIMAELNTITNESALVNSTNSKI from the coding sequence ATGGGTTTTGATTTAAATCATTTTGAAATCAGCAAATCAAAAATCAAAACAGGTCAGCTTTTACCCGAAATTCTATCGGATTACGGCGTTGCTTCCAGTAAAATTAACCAGATCATTGAAAATCTAAATGGGATATTAGATGTAAAATCAATTAAAGCAGGCAATTCTTATGCCATGATTCACTCTAATGTCTGTGTTAGACCAGATTATTTTGTTTATGAGATTAACCAGTATAAATCTCTGTTATGTGACTTGAGTCTGGTGAATTGTCCCATTGTAATCGAAAAAGAGCGTGAATTCAGACGTGAACTGGTCGGAGGAACCATCAAATCATCTTTGTGGAATGCTTTAGAAGAACAAGGCGTTTCACTAGGAATTATTGATCAAATGGAAGATGCACTAGCCACTTCAATGGATTTCCATCAAATTCAATTGGGGAATTCATTCAAACTTATTTTTAATAGGGTTTGGATAGAAGGAGAACCGACTAATGAAGGTGATTTAATAGCTGCTTATTTTAATACAGATAGACATGAGCATTTTGCTTTTAAATATGAAGTCAATAATAAAAAGGACTATTATGATCTAAACGGTCGTCCATTACGTCGATCTTTTCTCCAAGCACCTTTAAGATTTAGCAGAATAAGCTCACCTTTTAATACGAAAAGATTTCACCCGGTATTAAAATATTCCAGACCTCATTTTGGAACTGATTATGCAGCACCGACAGGTACTCCAATTATGTCTGTTGGTGAAGGTGTAGTGACTGCAGCCTCATATACAGGTGGTAACGGGAATTTTGTTAAAATCCGTCATGATAAAACCTATGAAACGCAATATTTACACATGTCCCGATTTGCATCCGGAATTCGACCGGGCACACACGTCAATCAAGGCCAAATCATAGGTTATGTAGGTTCAACCGGATTAGCTACCGGCCCTCATGTATGTTTCAGATTCTGGAAAAATGGTGTACAAGTGGATCACAGAAAGCTTAGTTTCCCTGCAGGATTGCCTTTGCCAGGTTCTATATTGAGTGATTATTTAGCTTTCAAGGATAAAATTATGGCTGAGTTAAATACGATTACTAATGAATCTGCATTAGTAAATTCTACAAATTCCAAGATCTAA
- the folP gene encoding dihydropteroate synthase, with protein sequence MNKSLFNSNSTIWSLDYPAVMGIINLSLNSFYNSSIVQLDQLLERVNNYIEEGVDLIDLGAMSSKPGSNIPDAQTELSLLLPAIKQIKAAFPNLILSIDTMRSEIAEQAILNGAHMINDISGGQFDPDMPKIINTYQVPYIMMHMRGIPKTMNQPEHLNYTNLSSEIMRFFVAQIKKFKDHGVYQIIVDPGFGFSKSLAQNFELLANLHLLSILDCPILVGISRKSMIYKQTNNDPEDALNGTTAAHMLALMEGAQILRVHDVKAAKQAVSIFNQYTKHKVINLS encoded by the coding sequence ATGAATAAGAGCTTATTTAATTCTAATTCCACCATTTGGTCATTGGATTATCCGGCTGTCATGGGAATTATAAACCTTAGTCTCAATTCATTTTACAACTCCAGCATTGTCCAGTTAGACCAATTATTGGAACGAGTAAATAATTACATTGAGGAAGGGGTTGATTTAATTGATCTGGGTGCCATGTCATCCAAACCAGGCTCTAACATTCCGGATGCACAAACAGAACTGTCATTATTATTGCCAGCAATAAAACAAATTAAAGCTGCATTCCCAAACTTGATCCTATCCATTGACACCATGCGTTCTGAAATTGCTGAACAAGCTATTTTGAATGGTGCACATATGATAAATGATATTTCAGGTGGGCAATTTGATCCTGACATGCCAAAGATCATAAATACATACCAAGTTCCATATATTATGATGCATATGAGGGGAATTCCAAAAACGATGAATCAACCAGAACATTTAAATTACACCAATTTGAGTTCTGAAATCATGCGTTTTTTTGTGGCACAAATTAAAAAATTTAAAGATCATGGTGTTTATCAAATTATTGTAGATCCGGGATTTGGGTTTAGTAAATCATTAGCACAAAACTTCGAACTATTAGCAAACCTACATCTGTTGAGCATACTTGACTGTCCTATATTGGTTGGCATATCCAGAAAATCTATGATATATAAACAGACAAATAATGACCCTGAAGATGCATTAAATGGGACTACTGCTGCACATATGCTGGCATTAATGGAAGGAGCACAAATATTAAGGGTACATGATGTTAAAGCGGCAAAGCAAGCGGTTTCCATCTTTAATCAATATACTAAACATAAAGTGATAAATTTAAGTTAA